In Syngnathus typhle isolate RoL2023-S1 ecotype Sweden linkage group LG14, RoL_Styp_1.0, whole genome shotgun sequence, one genomic interval encodes:
- the ptgfr gene encoding prostaglandin F2-alpha receptor has translation MSAGENADLSWNEAPPTNITCIAESRSVTTSVISMSVGILSNSLALFILLKSPKRMPQKSRAPFSVFATSLVATDLLGHLVNGSVVIYVYSLRKQWETFDPHGRVCNLFGATLVFFGLSPLFLGSAMAIERCIGITKPFYHSTGLAFRHMNKLLSVIWLLAALVAALPVALRRSYRVQSSRSWCFYNLDEPSDWLDVFLPLLFSLLGLLALLFSIVCNTVTSCSLLLSTMHRKHHSRGTSYHVEMICQLMAIMLVSCVCWGPLLTRIIFLTSKDDYDPASDKLLFVLRIATWNQILDPWVYILLRKAVLKKFFLMLQRCCRSKSQEPTCWRHSFLQSSSHSKLDPPASLFDGLLVQNTNISLTDDSKTEVFHMVLSVWKKG, from the exons ATGTCAGCCGGTGAGAACGCCGATCTGAGTTGGAACGAGGCCCCGCCCACAAACATCACCTGCATTGCCGAGAGTCGGTCGGTGACCACTTCAGTCATCTCCATGAGCGTCGGCATCCTGTCCAACAGCCTGGCCCTCTTCATCCTGCTCAAATCCCCCAAACGCATGCCGCAGAAGAGCAGGGCGCCCTTCTCAGTGTTCGCCACCTCCTTGGTGGCCACCGACCTGCTGGGCCACCTGGTCAACGGCTCGGTGGTGATTTACGTCTACAGCTTGCGCAAGCAATGGGAGACGTTCGACCCCCACGGCAGAGTGTGCAACCTCTTCGGCGCCACCTTGGTCTTCTTCGGACTGAGCCCGCTGTTCCTGGGGAGCGCCATGGCCATCGAGCGCTGCATCGGGATCACCAAGCCCTTTTACCATTCCACCGGATTGGCCTTCCGCCACATGAACAAGCTGCTGTCCGTCATCTGGCTCCTGGCCGCTCTGGTGGCTGCCCTGCCTGTGGCGCTGAGGAGGTCCTACAGGGTGCAGAGCTCCAGGAGCTGGTGCTTTTACAATTTGGACGAGCCCAGTGACTGGTTGGATGTGTTCCTGCCTTTGCTGTTTTCCCTGCTAGGCTTGCTGGCTCTGCTCTTCTCTATCGTTTGCAACACGGTGACCAGCTGCTCCCTGCTGTTGTCCACCATGCACCGTAAGCATCACAGCAGAGGAACGTCTTACCACGTTGAGATGATCTGCCAGCTCATGGCCATCATGTTGGTTTCCTGTGTATGCTGGGGACCTTTACTG ACCCGCATCATCTTTCTTACCTCCAAAGACGATTATGACCCAGCATCCGACAAACTGCTTTTTGTGCTGCGCATAGCCACATGGAACCAGATCCTTGACCCCTGGGTCTACATCCTCCTGAGGAAGGCCGTGCTGAAGAAATTCTTTCTTATGTTACAACGCTGCTGCAGGTCCAAGTCCCAGGAGCCGACGTGCTGGCGGCACAGCTTTCTGCAAAGCTCCAGCCACTCCAAGTTGGACCCACCGGCGAGCCTCTTCGACGGCTTGCTCgtacaaaacacaaacatcagTCTGACCGACGACTCCAAGACCGAAGTGTTTCACATGGTGCTATCCGTGTGGAAGAAAGGCTGA
- the btf3l4 gene encoding transcription factor BTF3 homolog 4 — protein MNQEKLVKLQAEVRIGGKGSARRKKKVVHRTATADDKKLQLLLKKLAVKNIGGIDQVNMIKNDGTVIHFNNPKVEASLSANTFAVMGYAECKRFYSFVSST, from the exons ATGAATCAGGAGAAATTGGTCAAACTTCAGGCCGAAGTGCGGAtaggagggaag GGTTCAGCACGCAGGAAGAAGAAGGTGGTACACAGAACTGCTACAGCAGATGACAAAAAGCTTCAACTTTTACTAAAAAAGTTGGCTGTCAAAAATATTGGCGGGATTGACCAG GTCAACATGATCAAGAACGACGGGACGGTGATCCACTTCAACAACCCCAAAGTGGAGGCCTCGCTGTCGGCCAACACGTTCGCCGTCATGGGATACGCCGAGTGCAAGCGGTTTTATTCTTTTGTTTCCAGCACTTGA
- the zfyve9b gene encoding zinc finger FYVE domain-containing protein 9 isoform X1: MLKLFSARDDDNESLLGGIAEDEGDNPSLGDTKLPWLSRPYLLVLKDAGDMSKSKQIRSEVPSSKSPSDEMVTPCEGKPPAKMLHVEEGGCMVTPWGEVMREEPPGPLLLSPAQEERKLKTSKEDSVIEEKEMEESKDLQNHLKEAVSNSGEEAKASASSPVHPDNESDPVDILTKDQSNSLGEVAPVWIPDAEALVCMKCSVKFTFTKRRHHCRACGKVFCALCSGLKFRLTHLDGKEGRVCVSCHSTLIKSTSPRSKRRVWFADELLIDKQSESAPATPVRGHGFSPSMSRAAPSGAGSPQPRRASRPHGGANEASAPRSWGMSTLVNSSSNLIPLQGLPPILTSTGVKGDYTVEERPSETLLIQELESGRSSSLVFVLNANLLAMVKMVNYVNRKCWCVTTKGMHAVGQVEVVVLLQCLPEEKSFPRDLFSHFVQLYRDSLTGKLIKHLSLSLSGSRFLGSEEHAGLLFVRPTRQSLQGLPLPSQPYLFGLLLHRAEVVWAKTFPLRLMLRLGAEYRFYPCPLYSVRFRKPLFGEIGHTVMRLLVDFRNFRYSLPMVPGLTVDLEAQRTCIKIPTSGYNELMKAMNKCNEHVLAMGACFNEEADSHLICVQRDDGQYQTQAISIHNEPRKVTGSCFFIFSNALKATAGYFAKSSIVEDGLMVQISPETMAELRRSLREMKDYVVTCGRVDRADSQELVCVQWVEAKCTFNKGSGASTCLEFIDPNWNSVETCLVVVHRVISPIDGKSMESISSTKMFQKSEYKENGKIIHWTEVFYLQRAEPPKGMAANVPEHNRLTERIARAFCLALCPYLKLLKEDGMAKLGLRVTFDPQQVGFVAGSNGHPLPPQYLNALDSTLIPVIHSRGRKRGDEALVMELIFYILEYIT; encoded by the exons ATGTTGAAGTTGTTCTCCGCGCGGGACGACGACAACGAGAGCCTCTTGGGGGGCATCGCAGAAG ATGAAGGAGACAACCCGTCCCTCGGTGACACCAAGCTGCCCTGGCTAAGCAGACCTTATCTCCTGGTGCTCAAAGATGCAGGCGATATGTCCAAATCAAAGCAAATCAGATCCGAAGTTCCATCTTCCAAGTCGCCCTCGGATGAAATGGTCACGCCGTGTGAAGGAAAACCTCCTGCCAAGATGCTCCACGTGGAGGAAGGTGGCTGCATGGTGACTCCATGGGGCGAAGTCATGCGCGAGGAGCCTCCAGGCCCTCTGCTTCTGAGTCCGGCCCAAGAAGAGAGGAAGCTCAAAACCTCCAAGGAGGACTCTGTGATCGAGGAGAAGGAGATGGAAGAATCCAAAGACCTCCAGAATCATCTTAAAGAAGCTGTGTCCAATTCGGGAGAAGAAGCAAAAGCCTCCGCATCTTCCCCGGTCCATCCTGACAATGAGTCCGATCCGGTCGACATCTTGACCAAAGATCAATCCAACTCCTTGGGGGAGGTTGCTCCGGTCTGGATCCCGGACGCAGAGGCTCTCGTGTGCATGAAGTGCAGCGTCAAGTTCACGTTTACCAAACGGAGGCACCACTGTCGCGCTTGTGGCAAG GTGTTTTGTGCACTTTGCTCCGGCCTGAAGTTCAGACTTACACATCTGGACGGCAAGGAGGGGCGGGTTTGTGTTTCCTGTCATTCAACCCTCATTAAAA GCACGTCGCCGAGGTCGAAAAGGAGGGTGTGGTTCGCAGATGAACTCCTAATCGACAAGCAGTCCGAGTCCGCCCCCGCCACGCCGGTCAGAGGTCACGGGTTCTCGCCATCTATGAGCCGAGCGGCGCCAAGTGGGGCAGGGTCGCCGCAACCCAGGAGAGCCTCCAGACCACATGGGGGCGCTAAT GAGGCGAGTGCTCCTCGAAGCTGGGGAATGTCTACTCTTGTGAACAGCTCGTCCAACCTCATCCCGCTGCAAGGCCTGCCGCCGATCCTCACCTCCACAGGAGTCAAAGGAG ATTACACCGTGGAGGAGCGGCCCTCCGAGACCTTGCTCATCCAAGAGCTGGAGAGCGGCCGCTCTAGCTCTCTGGTTTTTGTCCTCAATGCCAACCTGCTCGCCATGGTCAAGATGGTCAACT ACGTTAACAGGAAGTGTTGGTGCGTGACCACCAAAGGAATGCATGCCGTGGGTcaggtggaggtggtggtgctCCTGCAGTGTTTGCCTGAGGAGAAGAGCTTTCCCAGGGATCTCTTCAGCCACTTTGTCCAGCTGTACAGGGACAGTCTTACCG GGAAGTTGATCAAGCACTTGTCACTGTCGCTGTCCGGCAGCCGCTTCCTGGGCAGCGAGGAGCACGCGGGCCTCTTGTTTGTCCGTCCCACCCGTCAGTCGCTTCAAGGTCTGCCACTGCCCAGCCAGCCGTACCTCTTCGGCCTGCTGCTCCACCGGGCCGAGGTGGTCTGGGCCAAGACGTTCCCCCTGCGTCTCATGCTGCGCTTGGGTGCTGAGTACCGAT tTTACCCATGTCCTCTGTACAGTGTCCGCTTTAGGAAGCCATTGTTTGGGGAAATAGGCCACACAGTCATGAGACTTTTAGTG GACTTTAGGAATTTTCGTTATAGTCTTCCAATGGTGCCGGGGCTCACGGTGGACCTGGAGGCTCAGAGAACCTGCATCAAGATCCCAACTAGCGGCTACAAcgag CTGATGAAGGCCATGAACAAGTGCAACGAGCATGTCCTGGCCATGGGCGCTTGCTTCAACGAGGAGGCCGATTCTCACCTCATCTGCGTGCAAAGGGACGACGGGCAGTACCAGACGCAAGCCATCAGCATTCACAACGAGCCGCGGAAAG TGACTGGCTCGTGTTTTTTCATATTCAGCAACGCGCTGAAAGCAACGGCAGGTTACTTCGCCAAATCCAGCATCGTAGAAG ATGGACTAATGGTGCAGATTAGCCCAGAGACCATGGCAGAACTACGTAGGTCGCTCCGGGAGATGAAGGACTACGTCGTCACTTGCGGCCGCGTGGACCGAGCCGACAGCCAGGAGCTTGTTTGTGTGCAGTGGGTGGAGGCCAAGTGTACCTTCAATAAAGGGTCGGGCGCCTCCACCTGCTTGGAGTTTATTGATCCAAATTGGAATTCAGTTGAGACATGTTTGGTCGTTGTCCACAGGGTTATAAGCCCCATTGATGGTAAATCCATGGAGTCCATCAGCAGTACCAAGATGTTCCAGAAATCCGAATACAAAGAAAACGGGAAGATTATTCACTGGACAGAA GTGTTCTACCTGCAGAGAGCCGAGCCCCCGAAAGGAATGGCGGCCAATGTGCCAGAACACAACCGACTGACGGAGCGGATCGCCAGAGCTTTTTGCTTGGCGCTGTGCCCGTACCTCAAACTCCTCAAGGAGGACGGCATGGCCAAATTGGGGCTGCGTGTCACCTTTGACCCCCAGCAG GTGGGCTTCGTGGCAGGCAGCAACGGGCACCCTCTCCCTCCTCAGTATTTGAACGCCCTGGACAGCACGCTCATCCCGGTCATCCACAGCAGGGGGCGCAAGAGAGGCGACGAGGCCCTCGTGATGGAGCTTATCTTTTACATCCTGGAGTACATCACATAA
- the zfyve9b gene encoding zinc finger FYVE domain-containing protein 9 isoform X2 yields MLKLFSARDDDNESLLGGIAEDEGDNPSLGDTKLPWLSRPYLLVLKDAGDMSKSKQIRSEVPSSKSPSDEMVTPCEGKPPAKMLHVEEGGCMVTPWGEVMREEPPGPLLLSPAQEERKLKTSKEDSVIEEKEMEESKDLQNHLKEAVSNSGEEAKASASSPVHPDNESDPVDILTKDQSNSLGEVAPVWIPDAEALVCMKCSVKFTFTKRRHHCRACGKVFCALCSGLKFRLTHLDGKEGRVCVSCHSTLIKSTSPRSKRRVWFADELLIDKQSESAPATPVRGHGFSPSMSRAAPSGAGSPQPRRASRPHGGANEASAPRSWGMSTLVNSSSNLIPLQGLPPILTSTGVKGDYTVEERPSETLLIQELESGRSSSLVFVLNANLLAMVKMVNYVNRKCWCVTTKGMHAVGQVEVVVLLQCLPEEKSFPRDLFSHFVQLYRDSLTGKLIKHLSLSLSGSRFLGSEEHAGLLFVRPTRQSLQGLPLPSQPYLFGLLLHRAEVVWAKTFPLRLMLRLGAEYRFYPCPLYSVRFRKPLFGEIGHTVMRLLVDFRNFRYSLPMVPGLTVDLEAQRTCIKIPTSGYNELMKAMNKCNEHVLAMGACFNEEADSHLICVQRDDGQYQTQAISIHNEPRKVTGSCFFIFSNALKATAGYFAKSSIVEDGLMVQISPETMAELRRSLREMKDYVVTCGRVDRADSQELVCVQWVEAKCTFNKGVISPIDGKSMESISSTKMFQKSEYKENGKIIHWTEVFYLQRAEPPKGMAANVPEHNRLTERIARAFCLALCPYLKLLKEDGMAKLGLRVTFDPQQVGFVAGSNGHPLPPQYLNALDSTLIPVIHSRGRKRGDEALVMELIFYILEYIT; encoded by the exons ATGTTGAAGTTGTTCTCCGCGCGGGACGACGACAACGAGAGCCTCTTGGGGGGCATCGCAGAAG ATGAAGGAGACAACCCGTCCCTCGGTGACACCAAGCTGCCCTGGCTAAGCAGACCTTATCTCCTGGTGCTCAAAGATGCAGGCGATATGTCCAAATCAAAGCAAATCAGATCCGAAGTTCCATCTTCCAAGTCGCCCTCGGATGAAATGGTCACGCCGTGTGAAGGAAAACCTCCTGCCAAGATGCTCCACGTGGAGGAAGGTGGCTGCATGGTGACTCCATGGGGCGAAGTCATGCGCGAGGAGCCTCCAGGCCCTCTGCTTCTGAGTCCGGCCCAAGAAGAGAGGAAGCTCAAAACCTCCAAGGAGGACTCTGTGATCGAGGAGAAGGAGATGGAAGAATCCAAAGACCTCCAGAATCATCTTAAAGAAGCTGTGTCCAATTCGGGAGAAGAAGCAAAAGCCTCCGCATCTTCCCCGGTCCATCCTGACAATGAGTCCGATCCGGTCGACATCTTGACCAAAGATCAATCCAACTCCTTGGGGGAGGTTGCTCCGGTCTGGATCCCGGACGCAGAGGCTCTCGTGTGCATGAAGTGCAGCGTCAAGTTCACGTTTACCAAACGGAGGCACCACTGTCGCGCTTGTGGCAAG GTGTTTTGTGCACTTTGCTCCGGCCTGAAGTTCAGACTTACACATCTGGACGGCAAGGAGGGGCGGGTTTGTGTTTCCTGTCATTCAACCCTCATTAAAA GCACGTCGCCGAGGTCGAAAAGGAGGGTGTGGTTCGCAGATGAACTCCTAATCGACAAGCAGTCCGAGTCCGCCCCCGCCACGCCGGTCAGAGGTCACGGGTTCTCGCCATCTATGAGCCGAGCGGCGCCAAGTGGGGCAGGGTCGCCGCAACCCAGGAGAGCCTCCAGACCACATGGGGGCGCTAAT GAGGCGAGTGCTCCTCGAAGCTGGGGAATGTCTACTCTTGTGAACAGCTCGTCCAACCTCATCCCGCTGCAAGGCCTGCCGCCGATCCTCACCTCCACAGGAGTCAAAGGAG ATTACACCGTGGAGGAGCGGCCCTCCGAGACCTTGCTCATCCAAGAGCTGGAGAGCGGCCGCTCTAGCTCTCTGGTTTTTGTCCTCAATGCCAACCTGCTCGCCATGGTCAAGATGGTCAACT ACGTTAACAGGAAGTGTTGGTGCGTGACCACCAAAGGAATGCATGCCGTGGGTcaggtggaggtggtggtgctCCTGCAGTGTTTGCCTGAGGAGAAGAGCTTTCCCAGGGATCTCTTCAGCCACTTTGTCCAGCTGTACAGGGACAGTCTTACCG GGAAGTTGATCAAGCACTTGTCACTGTCGCTGTCCGGCAGCCGCTTCCTGGGCAGCGAGGAGCACGCGGGCCTCTTGTTTGTCCGTCCCACCCGTCAGTCGCTTCAAGGTCTGCCACTGCCCAGCCAGCCGTACCTCTTCGGCCTGCTGCTCCACCGGGCCGAGGTGGTCTGGGCCAAGACGTTCCCCCTGCGTCTCATGCTGCGCTTGGGTGCTGAGTACCGAT tTTACCCATGTCCTCTGTACAGTGTCCGCTTTAGGAAGCCATTGTTTGGGGAAATAGGCCACACAGTCATGAGACTTTTAGTG GACTTTAGGAATTTTCGTTATAGTCTTCCAATGGTGCCGGGGCTCACGGTGGACCTGGAGGCTCAGAGAACCTGCATCAAGATCCCAACTAGCGGCTACAAcgag CTGATGAAGGCCATGAACAAGTGCAACGAGCATGTCCTGGCCATGGGCGCTTGCTTCAACGAGGAGGCCGATTCTCACCTCATCTGCGTGCAAAGGGACGACGGGCAGTACCAGACGCAAGCCATCAGCATTCACAACGAGCCGCGGAAAG TGACTGGCTCGTGTTTTTTCATATTCAGCAACGCGCTGAAAGCAACGGCAGGTTACTTCGCCAAATCCAGCATCGTAGAAG ATGGACTAATGGTGCAGATTAGCCCAGAGACCATGGCAGAACTACGTAGGTCGCTCCGGGAGATGAAGGACTACGTCGTCACTTGCGGCCGCGTGGACCGAGCCGACAGCCAGGAGCTTGTTTGTGTGCAGTGGGTGGAGGCCAAGTGTACCTTCAATAAAGG GGTTATAAGCCCCATTGATGGTAAATCCATGGAGTCCATCAGCAGTACCAAGATGTTCCAGAAATCCGAATACAAAGAAAACGGGAAGATTATTCACTGGACAGAA GTGTTCTACCTGCAGAGAGCCGAGCCCCCGAAAGGAATGGCGGCCAATGTGCCAGAACACAACCGACTGACGGAGCGGATCGCCAGAGCTTTTTGCTTGGCGCTGTGCCCGTACCTCAAACTCCTCAAGGAGGACGGCATGGCCAAATTGGGGCTGCGTGTCACCTTTGACCCCCAGCAG GTGGGCTTCGTGGCAGGCAGCAACGGGCACCCTCTCCCTCCTCAGTATTTGAACGCCCTGGACAGCACGCTCATCCCGGTCATCCACAGCAGGGGGCGCAAGAGAGGCGACGAGGCCCTCGTGATGGAGCTTATCTTTTACATCCTGGAGTACATCACATAA
- the elovl1b gene encoding elongation of very long chain fatty acids protein 1b, producing MLQELKEFGSHAMDIYDYLVAGVDPRVKNHFLMQSPVPMTAILLCYLFFVLYLGPHIMASRKPFQLKEAMIVYNFSLVALSIYIVYEFLMSGWATTYTWRCDAIDMSDSPQALRMVEVAWLFWFSKIIELMDTIFFVLRKKSGQITFLHIFHHSFMPWTWWWGVGYAPGGMGSFHAMVNSSVHVIMYFYYFLAAAGPRFQKFLWWKKYMTAIQLTQFVLVSLHVTQYYFMDSCDYQFPIIIHMVWVYGTFFFVLFSNFWVQAYVKGKRLPKQDIKSRHNGTAAAPPAVYANGKHHENGVKHTAANGTSNGSAHYENGSAPMGKMKKA from the exons ATCCTCGAGTGAAGAATCATTTCCTGATGCAGAGTCCTGTTCCCATGACTGCAATTTTGCTGTGCTACCTGTTCTTTGTACTGTACCTTGGCCCTCATATTATGGCCTCCCGAAAGCCTTTCCAGTTAAAGGAAGCCATGATCGTCTATAATTTTTCACTGGTGGCACTGTCGATATACATCGTTTACGAG tttttgatGTCTGGTTGGGCCACGACGTATACTTGGCGATGTGACGCAATCGATATGTCTGACAGCCCTCAAGCACTTCGa aTGGTTGAGGTAGCCTGGTTGTTTTGGTTCTCCAAAATTATCGAGCTCATGGACACT aTCTTCTTTGTGTTGAGAAAAAAGAGTGGGCAGATCACCTTTCTGCACATCTTCCACCACTCTTTCATGCCCTGGACTTGGTGGTGGGGAGTTGGCTACGCTCCCG GTGGAATGGGCTCCTTCCACGCAATGGTGAATTCTTCTGTCCACGTGATCATGTATTTCTACTATTTCCTCGCTGCCGCCGGACCTCGCTTCCAGAAGTTCCTGTGGTGGAAGAAATACATGACAGCCATTCAGCTC ACCCAGTTTGTCCTGGTATCCCTCCACGTGACTCAGTATTACTTCATGGACAGCTGCGACTACCAGTTCCCCATCATCATCCACATGGTGTGGGTTTACGGCACCTTCTTCTTCGTGCTCTTCTCCAACTTCTGGGTTCAGGCCTACGTCAAGGGCAAGCGGCTGCCCAAGCAGGACATCAAGTCGCGTCACAACGGCACGGCCGCCGCCCCACCTGCAGTCTACGCTAACGGCAAGCACCACGAGAACGGCGTCAAACACACCGCGGCCAACGGCACCAGCAACGGTTCGGCCCACTACGAAAACGGCAGCGCTCCCATGGGCAAGATGAAGAAGGCCTAG